In Pseudomonadota bacterium, a single window of DNA contains:
- the hflX gene encoding GTPase HflX — protein MIEQSNDNKRKKTAVLFSVQTHGVSDEENDSSLLELRRLVKTMGLEVIATLTQRRPKPEMGTLLGAGKLKKLAGYTGGTGIVEGFSRKSPDETCDDETCDDMDDDYPVGSLAGSDEESASDDQMAKNSVQADVVVYDGEISTKQLQNLEKATGAEVLDRTGVILEIFSRHAKSREALIQVEIAKLTYLAPRLRASHFGGDRQGGGIGSKGAGETSHELDKRRIRDRISELKSQLVGIRDEQNRRRSRRKENLQVSLVGYTNAGKSSLMRKLTGSDVLVEDKLFATLDTRVKSLQPEAFPPVLISDTVGFIKKLPHDLVASFQSTLDEALAASLLLFTVDASDPAFRSQLAVTQSVLKEIGGEKIPNRIILNKIDKLTIGELEELQREFPEAIFISAHNPEDVAFLRKKILQYFESNMIETTILIPYDKGHLLGQLRTKAGIINESYDETGTQVTFKTFPETLIWLQKKMGDF, from the coding sequence ATGATCGAACAATCAAATGATAACAAAAGAAAGAAGACGGCAGTCTTGTTTTCAGTTCAAACTCATGGCGTTTCCGATGAGGAGAACGATTCGTCTCTCCTCGAACTCAGGCGTCTGGTTAAAACCATGGGTCTCGAAGTCATCGCAACGCTAACCCAACGCCGCCCAAAACCTGAGATGGGAACCTTATTGGGCGCAGGAAAATTAAAAAAACTTGCCGGCTATACCGGCGGCACTGGAATTGTTGAAGGATTCAGCCGGAAATCACCAGATGAAACCTGCGACGACGAAACCTGCGACGACATGGACGACGATTATCCAGTCGGCAGTCTCGCCGGCTCAGATGAAGAGAGTGCCAGCGATGACCAAATGGCAAAAAACAGTGTGCAAGCCGATGTTGTCGTCTATGATGGTGAAATTTCCACTAAACAATTGCAAAATCTTGAAAAAGCGACCGGCGCCGAAGTTTTGGATCGAACCGGTGTGATCCTCGAAATATTCAGCCGTCATGCCAAAAGCCGGGAGGCCCTCATTCAGGTGGAGATCGCCAAGTTGACTTATTTGGCGCCAAGGCTGAGAGCATCTCATTTTGGAGGTGATCGTCAAGGCGGCGGTATTGGATCTAAAGGCGCAGGAGAGACTTCTCACGAACTCGATAAGCGTCGTATCAGAGACCGCATATCTGAACTAAAGTCACAACTTGTTGGAATTCGCGACGAGCAAAATAGACGGCGCAGCCGCAGGAAAGAAAATCTCCAGGTCTCTCTGGTCGGTTATACCAATGCCGGCAAATCGTCGCTGATGCGAAAACTGACCGGTAGCGATGTATTGGTAGAGGATAAATTATTTGCAACGCTTGATACCCGTGTGAAATCTTTGCAGCCAGAGGCTTTTCCTCCGGTACTCATCTCCGATACCGTTGGATTTATAAAGAAATTACCTCACGATTTAGTTGCATCTTTCCAATCTACTCTTGATGAGGCGCTTGCCGCTTCGTTACTTTTGTTTACGGTCGATGCCTCCGATCCGGCTTTTCGATCTCAATTGGCTGTGACGCAATCGGTCCTGAAAGAGATCGGTGGTGAAAAAATTCCAAACCGGATAATCCTGAACAAAATTGACAAACTCACAATCGGAGAGCTGGAAGAGCTACAACGTGAATTTCCAGAGGCAATCTTCATCTCTGCGCATAACCCTGAGGATGTCGCATTTCTACGAAAGAAAATTCTTCAGTATTTCGAATCAAATATGATCGAAACCACGATATTGATCCCGTACGACAAAGGACACCTTTTAGGACAGTTAAGAACCAAAGCCGGCATCATAAATGAATCCTACGACGAAACAGGAACGCAAGTAACATTCAAGACTTTCCCGGAAACATTAATATGGTTACAAAAAAAGATGGGGGATTTTTAA
- the ylqF gene encoding ribosome biogenesis GTPase YlqF has translation MTENVSWFPKHMKTSEELLKKSLKAVDIVFEVLDARVPLSSKDINIDRIIGQKAKIIILNKCDLSSDDGNKKWIAFFKRGVTEVALVSAVTGDGLKNIANLARNAINKAGIKNKSIRAMVVGIPNVGKSTLINCIAGKKKAKAANKPGVTRAKQWIEAKSQFELLDTPGILRPREDKETFSNLAFIGTINDDVLDVRTLASNLIEKLIEIVPEELCAGFKIDIKDKTTLEILENIAAKRGCLLKTGIVDYMRASNIVLSEFRKGKLGKITLEYPGC, from the coding sequence ATGACTGAAAATGTAAGCTGGTTTCCAAAACATATGAAAACTTCTGAGGAACTTTTGAAAAAGAGCTTGAAAGCCGTAGATATTGTTTTCGAGGTTTTGGATGCAAGGGTTCCCTTATCCAGTAAAGATATAAATATTGATAGAATAATCGGGCAAAAAGCAAAAATTATTATTTTGAATAAATGCGACCTTAGCAGTGATGATGGCAACAAAAAGTGGATTGCCTTTTTTAAAAGAGGTGTTACCGAGGTAGCGCTGGTAAGTGCTGTTACAGGTGATGGTTTGAAAAATATTGCGAATTTAGCCCGTAATGCAATTAATAAGGCTGGAATCAAAAATAAATCCATAAGAGCCATGGTGGTAGGTATACCCAATGTGGGCAAATCCACTTTGATAAATTGCATAGCCGGGAAAAAAAAGGCCAAGGCTGCCAATAAACCTGGAGTTACACGGGCTAAACAGTGGATAGAGGCAAAATCACAATTTGAACTTCTGGATACTCCTGGAATTTTGCGCCCCAGAGAAGATAAAGAAACTTTTTCAAATCTCGCCTTTATCGGAACCATAAATGATGATGTTCTGGATGTGAGGACTCTTGCATCTAATCTTATAGAAAAACTGATTGAAATTGTTCCGGAAGAATTATGTGCCGGATTCAAAATTGATATTAAAGATAAAACGACCCTTGAAATTCTGGAAAATATTGCAGCCAAAAGGGGCTGCCTTTTAAAAACTGGCATTGTCGATTATATGCGAGCGTCCAATATTGTTTTGAGTGAATTCAGGAAAGGGAAACTGGGTAAAATTACTTTAGAATATCCAGGTTGTTAA
- the clpS gene encoding ATP-dependent Clp protease adapter ClpS → MGTNISPEIEENIISETRKEIKEPSMYTILLHNDDYTTMDFVVEILMSIFHKSTEEAIYIMLNVHKKGVGICGMYAYEVAETKMNSVHSLARERGFPLRCSIEKG, encoded by the coding sequence ATGGGAACCAATATAAGTCCGGAAATTGAAGAAAACATCATTTCTGAAACCAGGAAGGAAATTAAAGAACCTTCCATGTATACAATATTGCTCCACAATGACGATTATACTACCATGGATTTTGTCGTTGAAATACTAATGAGCATATTCCATAAATCAACTGAAGAAGCAATATATATTATGCTGAATGTCCACAAAAAAGGGGTTGGAATATGCGGCATGTATGCATATGAAGTGGCTGAAACAAAAATGAATTCTGTGCATTCTCTTGCCCGTGAAAGGGGATTTCCACTAAGATGTTCTATAGAGAAGGGGTAA
- the clpA gene encoding ATP-dependent Clp protease ATP-binding subunit ClpA, with product MISRELSATLGLAVKEAKKRRHEFAGTEHLLFAILHDTTGIEIIENCGGNVKNLYNSLENYFKMRVETTPEGVKYVLQQTTGFQRVIQRAFNHARSAEKQEVEIGDILVSIFDEKDSYAEYFLTLEGITRLDVLNYISHNIPKASPGQAEGGFVKTDKADKKKKADFLESFTIDLIKLAAEGKLDPLIGRNLELERTLQILCRRRKNNPIFVGDPGVGKTALAEGLAQKIIAGDVPDLLKNIHIYSLDMGSVLAGTKFRGDFEQRMKGIISELRERKDSVLFIDEIHTIVGAGATSSGSMDASNILKPALVSGDLRCIGSTTYEEYKNYFIKDRALSRRFEKIELPEPTVTETVRILKGLKCHYEAHHGIEYTDASLKAAAELSAKYVNDRYLPDKAIDVIDEAGAFVRFSNPVRRKKIQPSDIEKIVAKMARIPEKSVSSSDRVKLENLENNLKSVVFGQDDAIKSLVTSIKRSRAGLGILHHPIGSFLFTGPTGVGKTEVARQISRIMGIEFMRFDMSEYMEKHAVARLIGAPPGYIGFDQAGLLTDGIRKHPHCVLLFDEIEKAHPDIYNILLQVLDHATLTDNNGKKADFRNVIIIMTSNAGAREMSAQTIGFAEVKYDPESKGNKAIENLFNPEFRNRLDDIINFKPLTLDIMEMVVDKFMDELKEQLTAKKVSLSYSTSIRTWLAQKGYDLRYGARPLGRVLQLEIKDVLSDEILFGKLKKGGSVVLDIENDKPAFSFAS from the coding sequence ATGATTAGCAGGGAACTGAGCGCTACACTTGGACTTGCAGTAAAGGAAGCAAAAAAAAGACGCCATGAATTTGCAGGCACGGAGCATCTTTTGTTTGCGATTTTGCACGATACTACAGGAATTGAAATAATTGAAAATTGTGGCGGCAATGTAAAAAATCTTTATAATTCCTTGGAAAATTATTTTAAAATGCGGGTTGAAACCACCCCTGAAGGAGTAAAATATGTGCTGCAACAAACAACCGGTTTCCAGAGGGTAATACAAAGAGCTTTCAACCATGCCCGTTCTGCAGAAAAACAGGAAGTTGAAATAGGAGATATCCTGGTATCCATTTTTGATGAAAAAGATTCCTATGCAGAATATTTTTTGACATTAGAAGGAATTACACGGCTTGATGTCTTAAATTATATTTCTCATAATATTCCGAAAGCTTCTCCAGGACAAGCTGAGGGCGGATTTGTTAAAACAGATAAGGCGGATAAGAAAAAGAAAGCGGATTTTCTCGAATCATTTACAATTGATCTTATCAAACTGGCGGCAGAAGGCAAACTTGATCCTTTAATCGGCCGTAATCTTGAATTAGAACGCACCTTACAGATTCTTTGCAGAAGAAGAAAAAACAATCCGATTTTTGTTGGAGATCCCGGAGTTGGGAAAACAGCTCTGGCAGAAGGGCTTGCTCAGAAAATAATAGCAGGAGATGTCCCGGACTTGCTTAAAAATATTCATATTTATTCTCTTGATATGGGTTCTGTTCTTGCCGGAACAAAATTTAGGGGAGATTTTGAGCAACGGATGAAAGGAATCATTTCGGAACTTCGGGAAAGAAAGGATTCCGTATTGTTTATAGATGAAATCCATACGATTGTCGGAGCAGGTGCTACAAGCAGCGGTTCAATGGATGCATCCAATATATTAAAACCAGCTCTTGTGTCGGGTGACTTGCGATGTATCGGCTCTACTACTTACGAGGAGTATAAAAACTATTTTATAAAAGACAGAGCTTTATCCCGTCGTTTTGAAAAAATTGAACTTCCCGAACCGACGGTTACTGAAACTGTACGGATATTAAAAGGCTTGAAATGCCACTATGAAGCGCATCATGGCATCGAATATACTGATGCCTCACTGAAAGCTGCCGCCGAACTTTCTGCAAAGTATGTAAACGACAGATATCTGCCTGATAAGGCAATCGACGTAATAGACGAAGCAGGAGCTTTTGTAAGATTTTCAAACCCTGTTCGCAGAAAAAAAATACAGCCATCCGATATTGAAAAAATTGTAGCAAAAATGGCAAGAATTCCGGAAAAAAGCGTATCTTCTTCCGACCGCGTAAAGCTTGAAAATCTTGAAAACAATTTAAAAAGCGTGGTTTTCGGACAGGATGACGCTATAAAATCTCTTGTAACTTCAATAAAACGATCAAGAGCAGGGCTTGGAATTCTTCATCATCCTATTGGGTCATTTCTTTTTACAGGCCCCACAGGTGTAGGCAAAACAGAAGTCGCAAGGCAGATTTCACGCATCATGGGAATAGAATTCATGCGTTTTGACATGAGCGAATACATGGAAAAACATGCTGTAGCCCGTCTTATAGGAGCTCCGCCCGGTTATATCGGCTTTGATCAGGCTGGGCTTTTAACTGATGGAATACGCAAACATCCCCATTGTGTGTTGCTGTTCGATGAGATAGAAAAAGCACACCCCGATATTTATAATATTCTTCTTCAGGTTCTTGATCATGCCACACTTACCGACAACAACGGGAAAAAAGCGGATTTTAGAAATGTTATAATTATCATGACATCAAATGCCGGAGCCCGTGAAATGAGCGCCCAGACAATCGGCTTTGCAGAAGTAAAATATGATCCTGAAAGCAAAGGGAATAAAGCAATTGAAAACCTTTTCAACCCGGAATTTAGAAACCGGCTTGATGATATAATTAATTTCAAACCATTAACTCTTGATATCATGGAGATGGTTGTTGATAAATTCATGGATGAACTTAAAGAACAACTTACTGCAAAAAAAGTCTCTCTATCATATTCAACCAGTATAAGAACCTGGCTTGCACAAAAAGGCTATGACCTAAGATATGGAGCAAGACCTCTTGGAAGAGTTCTTCAGCTTGAAATTAAAGATGTTCTTTCGGATGAAATTTTGTTTGGAAAACTCAAAAAAGGTGGAAGCGTGGTTCTTGATATTGAAAATGACAAACCTGCTTTTTCTTTTGCATCTTAA
- the aat gene encoding leucyl/phenylalanyl-tRNA--protein transferase, whose translation MPVYRLNKEIIFPPPQLAGEEGLLAIGGDLSKERLLLAYNLGIFPWYSKGEPILWWSPDPRLVLYPDEIRISKSLYKVIKKEIFHITFDSAFEQVINSCAFTNNRKTEGTWIVPEMIDAYCMLHKSGYAHSVEAWKDNKLVGGLYGVSLGRCFFGESMFSVESNASKVAFVAIVKCLKDNAFDFIDCQIATEHLKRFGAKEIPRSLFLKQLKKALILPTFKGKWEYEN comes from the coding sequence ATGCCAGTTTATCGTCTTAATAAAGAAATAATTTTCCCTCCGCCGCAACTTGCCGGCGAAGAAGGTCTTCTTGCTATAGGAGGCGATCTTAGTAAAGAGCGCCTCCTGCTTGCTTACAATCTTGGCATATTTCCATGGTATTCCAAAGGTGAGCCCATACTCTGGTGGTCGCCCGATCCTCGTCTTGTTTTATATCCGGATGAAATCAGGATTTCAAAAAGTCTTTATAAAGTCATTAAGAAAGAAATTTTTCATATAACTTTTGATTCGGCGTTTGAACAGGTTATCAATTCGTGTGCCTTCACAAATAACCGGAAAACCGAGGGTACCTGGATTGTGCCTGAAATGATAGATGCATATTGCATGCTTCATAAATCAGGCTATGCCCATTCGGTAGAAGCATGGAAAGACAATAAACTCGTGGGCGGACTCTACGGGGTTTCGCTGGGAAGATGCTTTTTCGGTGAATCCATGTTTTCTGTTGAAAGCAATGCTTCCAAGGTAGCATTTGTTGCTATTGTAAAATGCCTTAAAGATAATGCTTTTGATTTTATCGACTGTCAGATTGCAACCGAACATCTTAAACGTTTCGGGGCAAAAGAAATACCAAGAAGCCTTTTTTTAAAACAATTAAAAAAAGCTCTTATTTTACCAACTTTTAAAGGTAAATGGGAGTATGAAAATTAA
- a CDS encoding SH3 domain-containing protein, translating into MRTFKALIIIIFVLAILPITASHSQTSGWEETYFKANMAYKQGRFSESVDGYTQLIRAGYKNGHMYYNLGNAYLRMDLSGYAILNYERARILIPRDADLKYNLKYARDRIQDAIEEPHGFLEMAFFWIGSTNMMELFYCFAGLNIFFWGILFVRLFKKTEWIYYASMILFIVWMISGTSLGIKWYLLNTDDRAVILEKEANIHAGPDAKDTLLFKLHEGTVVHHERSEEGWSIISLPDKKRGWINNGALKNIINNEPLSKRFSLVKLKAGENFNHRNTVSISRIEI; encoded by the coding sequence GTGAGAACTTTTAAAGCTTTGATTATTATAATCTTCGTATTGGCAATTCTTCCAATTACTGCCAGCCATTCCCAAACAAGCGGATGGGAGGAGACTTATTTCAAAGCCAACATGGCATACAAGCAAGGCCGTTTTTCCGAATCAGTAGATGGTTATACGCAGTTAATAAGGGCCGGATATAAAAACGGGCACATGTATTATAACCTGGGGAACGCTTACCTGCGCATGGATCTTTCCGGGTATGCAATTTTAAATTACGAGCGTGCCCGTATCCTGATTCCAAGAGATGCAGATTTGAAATATAATCTAAAATATGCCCGTGACAGGATTCAGGATGCTATAGAAGAACCCCATGGTTTTTTGGAAATGGCTTTTTTTTGGATCGGCTCAACAAATATGATGGAATTGTTTTACTGTTTTGCCGGTCTAAACATCTTTTTCTGGGGGATTCTATTTGTCAGGCTTTTTAAAAAAACGGAATGGATATACTATGCATCAATGATTCTTTTTATCGTATGGATGATTTCCGGTACTTCTTTAGGCATAAAATGGTATCTTTTAAATACGGATGACCGGGCGGTAATACTTGAAAAAGAGGCAAATATCCATGCCGGACCGGACGCTAAAGATACGCTGTTGTTTAAGCTTCATGAAGGTACTGTAGTGCACCATGAAAGATCAGAAGAAGGGTGGTCTATTATTAGCCTGCCTGATAAAAAACGAGGATGGATCAATAACGGGGCGCTGAAAAATATTATAAATAATGAGCCACTTTCAAAACGTTTCAGTTTGGTCAAGCTCAAGGCGGGAGAAAATTTCAACCACAGGAATACAGTTAGTATTTCGAGGATTGAAATTTGA
- a CDS encoding BatD family protein, which translates to MKKARKALILLFVLYFLTGLTISCFAANNISITLRLNKKEATTLDSIGMVVKISGVNLTDSWPVINGLDSFDVIQRVASSRLEIIKGKFSSAKEYNYMIRPKVQGTYKIGPAILDISGKTITSNTEKITITKPKQSSGINRGGVFLTANISSKKIYIEEQAVYTLKLYHQGNVNIVSFYLPQTESIILKQIEKPPEYQSIYNGKTYHVMEVRYVMIPSKEGTCAIEPARIGLIARESLRGPGFRMFDDPFFLSTEAIPQNVISEPFELKILPLPEKERPYDYTGMVGTFDMKASIEPKKIKKGESATLAVVIEGHGNVKKIPDLKGPKQQNIKIYADRPVLEESVDSEGIKGSKTLKWALVPEKEGQYEISPLTVNFFDTQKQQYRTIETQPLQLLVLPGEKEQLVSSVMPSNVMQNKNIVKKEVKEIGQDILPVHDSLAVLAKELPMNNRMLLISFLLGAPFLCYISAFILIKFNRKSKEAMTAVRIKKAAGIFIRQCSKAKTSSNDMISELRNYLNNRFGLELGLLTANEAQEVLKSKGVSLETADRFRDIILELESAVYTGKGNEVCNLAGKVIEIIKKVEKEIR; encoded by the coding sequence ATGAAAAAAGCAAGAAAAGCTTTGATATTGCTTTTTGTGCTGTATTTTTTAACTGGGCTGACCATATCATGTTTTGCTGCCAATAATATTTCAATTACCTTACGTCTTAATAAAAAAGAAGCAACCACTTTGGATAGTATTGGAATGGTTGTAAAGATATCAGGTGTTAATTTAACTGATTCATGGCCTGTAATTAACGGTCTTGATTCATTTGATGTTATTCAGAGAGTAGCTTCAAGCCGTTTGGAAATAATAAAAGGTAAGTTCAGTTCGGCAAAGGAATACAATTATATGATCCGGCCTAAAGTTCAAGGAACATATAAGATCGGACCTGCCATACTTGATATTAGCGGAAAAACTATAACAAGTAATACCGAAAAGATTACTATCACAAAACCAAAACAATCTTCCGGCATAAACCGGGGGGGAGTTTTTCTAACTGCAAATATTTCATCTAAAAAGATCTATATAGAAGAGCAGGCAGTATACACTTTAAAATTATATCATCAGGGCAATGTGAATATTGTCTCATTTTATCTTCCGCAAACAGAGAGTATTATCTTAAAACAGATAGAAAAACCTCCTGAATACCAGAGCATTTATAATGGCAAAACCTATCACGTTATGGAGGTTCGCTATGTAATGATTCCTTCTAAAGAGGGAACATGCGCCATCGAACCGGCAAGGATAGGTCTTATTGCCAGGGAGTCACTTCGCGGCCCCGGTTTTAGAATGTTTGACGATCCTTTTTTCTTAAGTACAGAAGCTATTCCTCAGAATGTAATCAGCGAGCCGTTTGAGTTAAAGATTTTGCCCCTTCCGGAAAAGGAAAGACCATACGATTATACCGGGATGGTCGGAACATTCGATATGAAAGCAAGCATTGAACCAAAGAAAATAAAAAAGGGTGAATCCGCTACTCTTGCAGTTGTTATAGAAGGTCACGGCAATGTCAAAAAGATACCGGATTTAAAAGGCCCCAAGCAGCAAAACATAAAGATATATGCGGATCGTCCGGTACTTGAAGAATCTGTCGATTCAGAAGGTATTAAAGGTTCAAAAACATTGAAATGGGCGCTTGTACCGGAGAAAGAAGGGCAATATGAAATATCTCCATTAACCGTAAATTTCTTTGATACACAAAAACAGCAGTATCGCACTATAGAAACCCAGCCTTTGCAACTTTTGGTTCTGCCTGGAGAAAAGGAGCAGTTAGTCTCATCTGTTATGCCTTCTAATGTTATGCAAAACAAAAATATAGTAAAAAAAGAGGTTAAGGAAATCGGCCAGGATATCCTTCCTGTGCATGATTCCCTTGCAGTTTTGGCTAAAGAATTGCCGATGAATAACAGAATGCTGTTGATTTCTTTTCTGCTGGGCGCGCCTTTTCTTTGCTACATATCAGCATTTATACTTATAAAATTTAATAGAAAATCTAAAGAAGCAATGACTGCGGTTAGGATAAAAAAAGCTGCCGGGATTTTTATACGGCAATGCAGCAAAGCGAAAACAAGTTCAAACGATATGATATCAGAATTGCGAAATTACCTTAATAACCGCTTTGGCCTTGAGCTTGGATTACTTACTGCAAACGAAGCGCAGGAAGTATTAAAATCAAAAGGTGTCAGCTTAGAAACAGCAGACAGATTTAGGGATATTATTCTGGAATTGGAAAGCGCAGTTTATACAGGCAAGGGAAATGAGGTATGTAATCTGGCAGGAAAGGTCATAGAGATTATAAAAAAGGTTGAAAAGGAGATTCGGTGA
- a CDS encoding tetratricopeptide repeat protein: protein MIRYFLSVITIIIILYVPAAKAANDPDTLYKQGKFTEAQKAYAEADMNHPKDIRFRYNRGCAAYKNSDYKAATAAFSSVLKRTTDKETKFKVLYNLGNTAFKQKDYKSAASYYKQAIISNPGNEDAAYNMELSLIYLEKQKKNKNDQKREPPKDSQNKEDKQGQSGENKNDKNKNQKASDKKSTDSKENKNNKDESEKHKEAENNKVKNENPGNNNKQEESKNLSKDLSRRPDPSQQRPQQKEDMTPEKAGAMLDKKKANDLLDSVRENRSLKAFGNKGNMRLGKDW, encoded by the coding sequence TTGATACGATATTTTTTATCAGTAATCACAATAATTATTATTTTATATGTACCCGCTGCTAAAGCTGCAAATGATCCCGATACTCTTTACAAGCAGGGAAAATTTACAGAAGCGCAGAAAGCGTATGCCGAAGCAGATATGAATCACCCAAAGGATATTCGCTTTCGTTATAACAGGGGTTGCGCCGCATATAAAAACTCCGATTACAAAGCAGCTACGGCCGCATTTTCCAGTGTTTTAAAAAGAACAACAGATAAAGAAACAAAATTTAAGGTTTTGTATAATCTTGGAAATACCGCCTTTAAGCAAAAAGATTATAAATCTGCAGCATCATATTACAAGCAGGCCATAATAAGTAATCCCGGAAACGAAGATGCCGCATACAATATGGAACTTTCGTTGATATATCTTGAGAAACAAAAGAAAAACAAAAATGATCAGAAGCGTGAGCCTCCAAAGGATTCACAGAATAAAGAAGACAAACAGGGCCAGTCAGGAGAAAATAAAAACGATAAGAATAAAAATCAAAAAGCTTCCGATAAAAAGTCTACGGATAGTAAAGAAAATAAAAACAATAAGGATGAATCCGAAAAACATAAAGAAGCTGAAAATAATAAGGTGAAAAATGAAAACCCTGGAAATAACAATAAACAGGAAGAATCTAAAAATCTTTCCAAAGATTTATCAAGAAGGCCGGACCCTTCTCAGCAAAGGCCTCAGCAGAAAGAAGATATGACACCAGAAAAAGCCGGGGCAATGCTTGATAAGAAAAAGGCTAATGACTTATTAGACAGCGTCAGAGAGAATCGTTCCTTAAAAGCTTTTGGGAATAAAGGGAATATGCGTTTAGGAAAGGACTGGTAA
- a CDS encoding VWA domain-containing protein, whose protein sequence is MTFARLWILHFLWLLPAIGILILFGFRQKKKSLDLVADPELLARIAGKMHKGRIFAKAVLLLCALGLMIFALAGPRWGSHYQEVSQKGVEIMILVDVSHSMMVEDIKPNRLERARREVLDFLKIVQGDRIGLVAFSGIAFVQCPLTLDYGAIQMFLDELTPDVIPVAGTDLGTAIETGISSFDFKLETDKVIILITDGEDNEKRGINAAENAKKKGVKIFVFGMGDTSGGPIPAIDGSGGFKKDQNGSVIMSKMDEESLKKIAIVTGGRYTRSVTGDLDLDLIYFDGIKTLTTAKLLKSGKIKVYEERFSFFLIAVFLLLILEVLISEKEKIKN, encoded by the coding sequence ATGACATTTGCGCGCCTGTGGATATTGCATTTTTTATGGCTTTTGCCCGCAATTGGGATACTTATTCTTTTTGGATTCAGACAAAAGAAGAAATCTCTTGACCTTGTGGCTGATCCGGAGTTGTTGGCCCGGATTGCCGGAAAAATGCATAAAGGCAGAATATTTGCTAAAGCGGTATTACTGCTTTGTGCTTTGGGCTTAATGATTTTTGCTCTGGCAGGCCCTCGTTGGGGTAGCCATTACCAGGAGGTTTCTCAAAAAGGTGTTGAAATAATGATATTGGTAGATGTTTCACACAGCATGATGGTGGAAGATATCAAACCCAACCGACTTGAGAGAGCAAGACGTGAAGTACTGGATTTTTTGAAGATAGTGCAGGGTGACCGCATAGGATTGGTTGCCTTTTCAGGAATTGCATTTGTCCAATGTCCCCTTACATTGGATTACGGAGCCATACAAATGTTTCTGGATGAGTTAACGCCTGATGTTATTCCTGTGGCGGGAACGGATTTGGGAACGGCTATTGAAACGGGCATTTCATCTTTTGACTTTAAATTAGAGACAGACAAAGTAATTATACTTATAACAGATGGCGAAGATAATGAGAAAAGAGGTATTAACGCAGCGGAAAATGCGAAGAAAAAGGGTGTGAAAATATTTGTGTTTGGCATGGGTGATACTTCAGGTGGGCCTATCCCTGCTATTGATGGAAGTGGAGGGTTTAAAAAAGATCAAAATGGCAGTGTTATAATGTCAAAAATGGATGAGGAGTCTCTTAAAAAAATAGCAATTGTGACAGGAGGTCGTTATACGCGATCCGTTACAGGAGACCTTGACCTTGATCTTATATATTTCGATGGGATAAAAACACTGACAACAGCAAAACTCTTAAAAAGCGGTAAAATCAAGGTTTATGAAGAGCGTTTCAGCTTTTTTTTGATAGCAGTATTTTTATTATTGATTCTTGAAGTATTGATAAGTGAAAAGGAGAAGATAAAAAATTGA